The Candidatus Mycolicibacterium alkanivorans genome contains a region encoding:
- a CDS encoding site-specific integrase gives MADGRPDVEVLEFFRSAAFQSLAAGSQESYAPDIQLFLSFLSVQDIDWRAATFEHLADYEFWRRRDQQNPDRVGAATFSRDLAAIKKFYDWQQWRGNVAVSPVALHKPSSAGDSGSTRLQPSAVRSVQLKWLTPRAFKRWRDVGLGGYRSDGRRDAIWRGRNDGRNLAFAEALWSSGLRLREAGTLVLGEIPNADSDVRYAKARVGQAVAKGRGRDFWISAAALKSIDNYVISTRAAAVHRARSEGRYDALTDIKIVDTVDHHRRVHFTDRDGSKGTVPLDSLDANDRLNFYITTDRGLEPWMVWLSEAGLPMPYRTWEAIFTTANMRCQTLGVDIHCHPHMLRHSFALRMLVTLIYAHERKMGITPAERREYRHIFGDPWVLVQTLLGHVNVETTRNCYLEPVSGLQVDLFLNDDVAEDASIADFITNIAAAAPGIVDAEEQ, from the coding sequence ATGGCCGATGGCCGGCCGGACGTTGAGGTTCTGGAGTTCTTCCGGTCGGCGGCGTTCCAATCGTTGGCGGCCGGCTCGCAGGAGTCCTATGCCCCGGACATCCAGCTGTTTCTCTCCTTCCTCTCCGTTCAAGACATCGACTGGAGGGCTGCCACATTCGAGCATCTCGCCGACTATGAGTTCTGGCGGCGACGCGACCAGCAGAACCCGGATCGAGTTGGTGCGGCCACGTTTTCACGGGATTTGGCTGCGATCAAGAAGTTCTACGACTGGCAACAGTGGCGCGGCAACGTGGCTGTTTCTCCTGTCGCCCTGCACAAACCCAGCTCGGCTGGGGACTCAGGCTCCACGCGGTTGCAACCGAGTGCTGTCCGCTCGGTCCAATTGAAGTGGCTGACGCCTCGGGCCTTCAAGCGCTGGCGCGACGTGGGCCTCGGCGGCTACCGCAGCGACGGGCGCCGGGATGCGATTTGGCGAGGACGCAACGACGGCCGCAACCTGGCGTTCGCCGAAGCACTGTGGTCGAGCGGACTGCGACTGCGTGAGGCCGGAACGCTGGTCCTGGGAGAAATCCCCAACGCCGACAGCGACGTGCGTTACGCCAAGGCCCGAGTCGGTCAAGCCGTGGCGAAGGGTCGCGGCCGTGATTTCTGGATCAGTGCCGCAGCATTGAAAAGCATTGACAACTACGTCATTTCAACCCGCGCGGCAGCGGTTCACCGGGCCCGATCTGAGGGGCGCTATGACGCGCTGACCGACATCAAGATCGTCGACACGGTGGACCATCACCGCCGCGTCCACTTCACCGACCGGGACGGCAGCAAGGGGACGGTACCGCTGGACAGTCTCGACGCGAATGATCGGCTCAACTTCTACATCACCACTGATCGCGGGCTTGAACCCTGGATGGTGTGGCTGTCCGAAGCCGGTCTGCCGATGCCCTACCGCACCTGGGAAGCGATCTTCACCACGGCCAATATGCGGTGTCAGACCCTTGGGGTAGACATCCATTGTCACCCGCATATGCTACGCCACTCGTTCGCCCTGAGGATGTTGGTCACGTTGATCTACGCACACGAACGCAAGATGGGCATCACCCCTGCCGAGCGGCGCGAGTATCGCCACATCTTCGGTGACCCTTGGGTTTTGGTTCAAACGCTACTGGGCCACGTGAACGTGGAAACCACTCGCAACTGCTATCTCGAACCGGTGTCGGGCCTGCAGGTGGACCTGTTCCTCAATGACGACGTGGCCGAGGATGCCTCGATCGCCGATTTCATCACGAACATCGCAGCGGCGGCTCCCGGAATTGTTGACGCCGAGGAGCAATGA
- a CDS encoding restriction endonuclease subunit S, whose product MSAPQTLPLVSITDWSSGGTPSRSNDAYWNGTIPWISAATLKGSRIGGSDQHLTEAGLRAGSNLAPKGATLVLVRGMALHRETRIGLAQLPVSFNQDVKALVPKAGIVPEFLLYALQARTSQIRELVSSAGSGTGVLNTQLLQRLPIWVPSQETQRTIVQAMSDADDLIATLERLIAKKHAIKQGMMQQLLTGRTRLPGLTAAWETTTVGQVCVTFSGGTPSTAHPEYYRGEIPWIASGDLNKRRIESVDGRISKLGLDRSAARLVEAGTPLIALYGATAGVAAITEIDGAINQAILAMVPFDINAEFLYQWLGTNRGSIIDRYTQGGQPNLSGAIVRDIEIPLPSPNEQKAIAQVLADGDAEIDAIRARLTKAREIKTGMMQQLLTGRTRLPVEAAS is encoded by the coding sequence ATGAGCGCGCCTCAGACTCTTCCGCTCGTATCGATCACGGACTGGTCCTCGGGTGGCACGCCAAGCCGCTCAAACGACGCGTACTGGAATGGCACGATCCCATGGATTAGCGCCGCAACCCTCAAAGGGTCACGGATCGGTGGTTCGGATCAACATCTGACTGAGGCTGGCCTTCGTGCTGGGAGCAACCTCGCTCCTAAAGGCGCCACCCTCGTCCTTGTTCGGGGAATGGCGCTACACCGGGAGACACGCATTGGACTGGCGCAACTCCCCGTTAGCTTCAATCAGGATGTTAAGGCGCTAGTCCCCAAGGCGGGGATCGTGCCTGAGTTCCTGCTTTACGCGCTGCAAGCGCGGACCAGCCAGATCCGCGAACTGGTCTCTTCTGCGGGGAGTGGTACAGGTGTACTCAATACGCAACTCCTTCAACGCCTACCGATTTGGGTTCCTAGCCAGGAAACGCAACGCACTATCGTCCAGGCGATGTCCGACGCCGATGATCTGATCGCCACCCTGGAGCGCCTCATCGCCAAGAAGCATGCGATCAAGCAAGGCATGATGCAGCAGCTCCTGACGGGCCGCACCCGCCTGCCTGGGTTAACTGCCGCGTGGGAGACGACCACGGTCGGCCAAGTCTGCGTCACTTTCAGTGGTGGCACTCCATCAACCGCACATCCCGAGTACTACCGAGGCGAAATACCATGGATAGCGTCGGGTGACCTGAACAAGCGGCGCATCGAGTCGGTCGATGGTCGCATCTCCAAGCTTGGTCTCGATCGATCGGCGGCAAGACTCGTTGAGGCAGGGACACCGTTGATCGCGCTCTATGGCGCAACGGCCGGAGTGGCGGCAATAACCGAGATTGATGGCGCTATCAACCAGGCCATTCTTGCCATGGTGCCGTTCGACATCAATGCGGAGTTTCTCTACCAATGGCTTGGTACCAACCGAGGTTCGATCATCGACCGATACACACAAGGGGGTCAGCCGAACCTCAGCGGGGCAATAGTCCGAGACATTGAAATACCTCTGCCATCTCCGAACGAGCAGAAAGCGATCGCTCAAGTGCTTGCGGACGGCGACGCCGAAATCGACGCCATTCGGGCGCGTCTCACCAAAGCCCGCGAAATCAAGACCGGCATGATGCAGCAGCTCCTGACCGGCCGCACGCGACTGCCTGTAGAGGCTGCGTCATGA
- a CDS encoding type I restriction endonuclease subunit R — protein sequence MSDVGQAERKAQNRVVALFRDRLGYEYRGNWEGREHNANVETALLTQNLAMRGYDDNLINRALDQLGKAASVGAGHDLYEANKDVYGLLRYGVKVKPGVGEQTETVWLIDWTNPDANHFVVVEEVTVAGHHTKRPDVVLYVNGLALATLELKRSKVALSEGIRQTIGNQKPEFIRSFFSTVQFVFAGNDVEGLRYGVIDTPEKYWLEWKEPSDVEDPLDRALLQMCNKQRVLELIHNFIVFDAGVKKGPRHNQYFGVKAAQARIAKREGGIIWHTQGSGKSLTMVWLAKWIRENQPDARVLLITDRTELDDQIEKVFNGVNEQIYRTKSGADLIGTLNASEEWLICSLVHKFRAADSDAEDDEATAEFITELHATVPKDFKAKGNVFVFVDEAHRTQTGKMHTAMKALLPEAMFIGFTGTPLLKADKATSIETFGSFIHTYKFDEAVADGVVLDLQYEARNVDQNLASPEQVDKWFEVKTKGMTDLSKAELKKRWGTMQKVVSSEPRAKQIVNDILLDMETKPRLMDRRGNAMLVGSSIYQACKFYELFCNAGFKGKCAIVTSYTPNASDIAKEDSGEGKTEKIRQYDIYRKMLADYFDEPEDTAVGKVDEFEKAVKKQFIENPGQMRLLIVVDKLLTGFDAPSATYLYIDKKMRDHGLFQAICRVNRLDGDDKDYGYIVDYQDLFNSLEDAITDYTSGALDGYETKDIEGLLSDRIEKARENLDEALERIRALVEPVAPPKNTLQYQQYFCATEQGNAEQLKANEPKRVELYKSVAAVTRAYANLANDMSAAGYTAAEAEAIKSEIAQYVDVRAEVKLGAGEDVDFKQYEAGMRFLLDTYIHAGASEVVSNFEDSGLIDLIVKLGAGAIDKLPAGIKKDPEAVAETITNNMRKVIIDEHAMNPKYYDKMSELLDAIIEQRRQQAIDYREFLAKLLDAANKLGSKESDTKYPDWADNGARRALIDFGWPDPTMPIMVDTAILTSKPHDWVGNTMKEKVVKRAISRTLPDDFDRLDELFDLVKARDEYR from the coding sequence ATGAGTGATGTAGGGCAGGCTGAACGCAAAGCCCAGAACCGCGTGGTGGCGCTGTTTCGCGACCGACTCGGTTACGAGTATCGCGGCAATTGGGAGGGGCGCGAGCACAACGCGAACGTCGAGACCGCGCTGCTGACCCAGAACCTCGCGATGCGCGGCTACGACGACAACCTGATCAACCGGGCCCTCGACCAGCTTGGCAAAGCCGCTTCGGTTGGCGCCGGCCACGACCTGTACGAGGCGAACAAAGATGTCTACGGCCTGCTGCGCTACGGCGTGAAGGTCAAGCCCGGCGTGGGCGAACAGACCGAGACCGTTTGGCTGATCGACTGGACGAACCCCGACGCGAACCACTTCGTCGTGGTGGAGGAAGTCACCGTCGCGGGACACCACACCAAGCGCCCCGATGTGGTGCTGTACGTGAACGGCCTTGCGCTCGCGACCCTGGAGCTTAAACGCTCCAAAGTTGCTCTGTCCGAAGGTATCCGGCAGACCATCGGCAATCAGAAGCCGGAGTTCATCCGCTCGTTCTTCTCGACAGTGCAGTTCGTCTTCGCCGGCAACGATGTCGAAGGGTTGCGCTACGGCGTCATCGACACACCGGAAAAGTACTGGCTGGAATGGAAAGAACCGTCCGACGTCGAGGATCCGCTCGACCGGGCGCTGCTGCAGATGTGCAATAAGCAGCGCGTGCTCGAACTGATCCACAATTTCATCGTGTTCGATGCGGGCGTGAAGAAGGGTCCGCGTCACAACCAGTACTTCGGCGTCAAAGCCGCCCAGGCGCGCATCGCGAAGCGTGAGGGCGGCATCATTTGGCATACCCAGGGTTCGGGCAAAAGCTTGACGATGGTGTGGCTCGCCAAGTGGATTCGCGAGAACCAACCGGATGCGCGGGTGCTGCTGATCACCGACCGCACCGAACTCGATGACCAGATCGAAAAGGTCTTCAACGGTGTCAACGAGCAGATCTACCGCACCAAGAGCGGCGCCGACCTGATCGGCACCCTCAACGCCAGCGAGGAGTGGTTGATCTGTTCGCTGGTGCATAAGTTCCGGGCCGCCGACAGCGATGCCGAAGACGACGAGGCGACGGCCGAGTTCATCACGGAGTTGCACGCCACGGTCCCGAAGGATTTCAAGGCCAAGGGCAACGTCTTCGTGTTTGTCGACGAAGCCCACCGCACCCAGACCGGCAAGATGCACACCGCCATGAAGGCGCTGCTGCCCGAGGCGATGTTCATCGGATTCACCGGCACTCCGCTACTCAAGGCCGACAAGGCCACCAGCATCGAGACCTTCGGCTCGTTCATCCACACATACAAGTTCGATGAAGCCGTCGCCGACGGCGTCGTGCTCGACCTGCAATACGAGGCCCGCAACGTCGACCAGAATCTGGCGTCGCCTGAGCAGGTCGACAAGTGGTTCGAGGTCAAGACCAAGGGCATGACCGATCTGTCCAAGGCTGAACTCAAAAAGCGTTGGGGCACCATGCAGAAGGTCGTCTCCAGTGAGCCACGCGCCAAGCAGATCGTCAACGACATCCTGCTCGACATGGAGACCAAGCCCCGCCTGATGGACAGGCGCGGCAACGCCATGCTCGTCGGCTCATCCATCTACCAGGCCTGCAAGTTCTACGAGCTGTTCTGCAACGCCGGCTTCAAGGGCAAGTGCGCCATCGTCACCAGCTATACCCCCAACGCCAGCGACATAGCTAAAGAAGACTCCGGCGAAGGCAAGACCGAGAAGATCCGCCAGTACGACATCTACCGCAAGATGCTGGCTGACTACTTCGACGAACCCGAAGACACCGCCGTCGGCAAGGTCGACGAGTTCGAGAAAGCAGTCAAGAAGCAGTTCATCGAGAACCCCGGCCAGATGCGGCTACTGATCGTGGTCGACAAACTCCTCACCGGCTTCGACGCCCCGAGCGCTACCTACCTTTACATCGACAAGAAGATGCGCGATCACGGTCTCTTCCAAGCGATCTGCCGTGTCAACCGCCTCGACGGCGACGACAAGGACTATGGCTACATTGTGGACTACCAGGACCTGTTCAACTCGCTGGAAGACGCCATTACTGACTACACCTCGGGTGCGCTCGACGGCTACGAGACGAAAGACATTGAAGGGCTGCTCTCCGATCGTATCGAGAAGGCCCGAGAGAATCTCGATGAAGCCCTCGAGCGTATCCGCGCTCTGGTCGAACCCGTTGCGCCACCGAAGAATACGCTGCAGTACCAGCAGTACTTCTGCGCTACGGAGCAGGGCAATGCCGAACAGCTCAAGGCTAATGAGCCCAAGCGTGTCGAGCTGTACAAGTCCGTGGCCGCCGTCACCCGTGCCTACGCCAACCTGGCCAACGACATGAGCGCCGCTGGCTACACCGCGGCCGAGGCCGAGGCGATCAAGTCAGAGATCGCGCAGTACGTCGACGTGCGCGCTGAGGTGAAGCTGGGTGCGGGCGAGGACGTCGATTTCAAGCAGTACGAGGCAGGGATGCGGTTCCTGCTCGACACCTACATCCACGCCGGCGCCTCAGAAGTCGTCTCCAATTTCGAGGACTCGGGCCTGATCGATCTGATCGTGAAGCTCGGTGCGGGAGCAATCGACAAGCTACCGGCCGGGATCAAGAAGGACCCCGAGGCGGTCGCCGAGACAATCACGAACAACATGCGCAAGGTGATCATCGACGAGCACGCGATGAACCCGAAGTACTACGACAAGATGAGTGAGCTGCTCGACGCCATCATCGAACAGCGCCGCCAGCAGGCCATCGACTACCGGGAGTTCCTGGCCAAGCTGCTCGATGCCGCCAACAAGCTCGGCAGTAAGGAATCCGATACCAAGTATCCCGACTGGGCAGACAACGGCGCTCGCCGCGCTCTGATCGACTTCGGGTGGCCTGACCCGACGATGCCGATCATGGTGGACACTGCGATCCTGACGAGCAAGCCGCACGACTGGGTTGGCAACACGATGAAGGAGAAGGTCGTCAAGCGGGCGATCAGCCGCACACTGCCTGACGACTTCGACCGGCTCGATGAACTATTTGACCTGGTGAAGGCTCGCGATGAGTACCGCTAA
- a CDS encoding M48 family metallopeptidase: MSTANAYLTVRGIDVDVIYKDIKNLHIGVYPPMGRVRVAAPRRLDDDQVRLAVIQRLSWIKRQRAQLRSTDRQSEREMVTGESHYVWGVRRRLKVVERPGRAHVEADGDRLILYVSPDRNAEQRRTILDTWYRTQLREAIPGLISTWESKLDTRVSDWIIRRMRTKWGTCNRETRRLTFNVELAKKHPDCLEYIVVHEMMHYFERNHGNQFTKLMDDAMPDWRTRRDRLNDAPLADEKWG, translated from the coding sequence ATGAGTACCGCTAACGCCTACCTCACCGTCCGCGGCATCGACGTCGACGTGATCTACAAGGACATCAAGAACCTGCACATCGGTGTCTATCCACCGATGGGCCGCGTGCGTGTGGCGGCGCCACGGCGGCTCGATGACGATCAAGTGCGTCTCGCTGTCATCCAGCGGCTGTCGTGGATCAAACGTCAACGCGCGCAACTACGTTCGACTGATCGGCAGTCTGAGCGCGAGATGGTCACCGGGGAATCCCATTACGTCTGGGGTGTGCGCCGCCGACTCAAAGTCGTTGAGCGGCCGGGGCGTGCCCACGTGGAGGCCGACGGTGATCGACTTATCCTGTATGTCTCGCCTGACCGTAACGCCGAGCAGCGCCGCACCATCCTCGACACCTGGTACCGGACGCAGTTGCGCGAGGCGATCCCCGGTTTGATCTCGACCTGGGAGTCAAAGCTCGACACACGGGTGTCGGACTGGATCATCCGTCGTATGCGCACCAAATGGGGAACCTGCAACCGCGAAACTCGACGACTGACGTTCAATGTCGAGCTCGCCAAGAAACATCCGGATTGCTTGGAGTACATCGTTGTTCACGAGATGATGCACTACTTCGAACGCAACCATGGCAACCAATTCACCAAGCTCATGGATGACGCGATGCCCGATTGGCGAACCCGACGCGATCGACTCAACGACGCTCCGCTGGCCGATGAGAAATGGGGGTAG
- a CDS encoding type I restriction-modification system subunit M codes for MALKKSDLYSSLWASCDQLRGGMDASQYKDYILTLLFVKYVSDKAKTDANSLIEVPAGGSFDDMLAAKGDKEIGDRFNKIIAKLAEANDLRNVIDQADFNDEEKLGKGKEMQDRLSKLVTIFNDLDFRGSRAEGDDLLGDAYEYLMRHFATESGKSKGQFYTPAEVSRILAKVVGIGPNTRQDQTVYDPACGSGSLLLKAAAEAPRGMTIYGQEKDNATWALSKMNMILHGNEIAEIEKGDSITSPKFTKGDRLRTFDYIVMNPPFSVKSWNNGLENDYGRFEYGRPPEKNGDYAFLLHALTSLKSTGKAAIILPHGVLFRGHAEAGIRTRLLKQGFIKGVIGLPTNLFYGTGIPACVVILDKENAVGRTGVFMIDASKGFMKDGNKNRLRSQDIHKIVDTFNKQIEIDGYSRMVPMSEIADPKNDYNLNIPRYIDSSEPEDMQDLFAHLHGGIPDRDLDALQRYWDAFPQLRSQIFTPNRPGYSGLAIDVSAVQQAIFAAPGFHKLQDEATGIVEDWFIKHRDTLAGITADTRPNKLITTISDDLLARFKPTPLLDEYDVYEQLMTYWHDAMHDDVYLIMADGWQGAAKPRKTIEDKERKLTETPDLVVGSGRSATKYKMDLIPPAVIVARYFADDQAKIDELAVAAEEAAHAVEEYFEEHAVEDGLLADAMDEDKISKALVATRLKNIKSGGDPDEINALQQAIKLYDAEAAAKKAVKDAQTKLDLATLNKYGDLTESGVRTLVLDDKWRATVVRRIAGEVEALTLDLVARIQQLGERYAETVGDLDAELDELQAKVSRHLADMGLR; via the coding sequence GTGGCGTTGAAGAAGTCGGATCTCTACTCATCGCTGTGGGCAAGTTGCGACCAGCTTCGTGGCGGAATGGACGCTAGCCAGTACAAGGACTACATCCTGACACTGCTGTTTGTGAAGTACGTCTCTGACAAAGCCAAGACCGATGCCAACAGCCTCATCGAGGTGCCCGCGGGTGGCTCGTTCGACGACATGCTCGCCGCCAAGGGCGACAAGGAGATCGGCGACCGCTTCAACAAGATCATCGCCAAGCTCGCCGAAGCCAACGACCTGCGCAACGTCATCGACCAGGCTGACTTCAACGACGAGGAGAAGCTCGGCAAGGGCAAGGAGATGCAGGACCGCCTCTCCAAGCTCGTCACAATCTTCAACGACCTCGACTTCCGGGGCTCACGCGCCGAGGGCGACGACCTGCTCGGCGATGCCTACGAGTACCTGATGCGCCACTTCGCCACCGAATCCGGCAAATCCAAGGGCCAGTTCTACACCCCGGCCGAGGTCTCGCGCATCCTCGCCAAGGTCGTCGGTATCGGACCGAACACCCGCCAGGACCAGACCGTCTACGACCCCGCCTGCGGTTCCGGCTCACTGCTCCTCAAGGCTGCCGCCGAAGCACCGCGAGGCATGACCATCTACGGCCAGGAAAAGGACAATGCGACCTGGGCGCTGTCCAAGATGAACATGATCCTGCACGGCAACGAGATCGCCGAAATTGAAAAGGGCGACTCCATCACCAGTCCGAAGTTCACCAAGGGTGACCGGCTGCGGACCTTCGACTACATCGTCATGAACCCGCCGTTCTCGGTGAAGTCCTGGAACAACGGCCTCGAAAACGACTACGGTCGCTTCGAATACGGCCGTCCACCAGAGAAGAACGGCGACTACGCCTTCCTGCTCCACGCCCTCACCTCGCTCAAGAGCACCGGCAAGGCCGCGATCATCCTCCCGCACGGCGTGCTGTTCCGCGGTCACGCCGAAGCCGGTATCCGTACCCGCCTGCTCAAGCAAGGTTTCATCAAGGGGGTCATAGGCCTGCCGACAAACCTGTTCTACGGCACCGGTATCCCGGCCTGCGTGGTGATCCTCGACAAAGAGAACGCGGTCGGCCGCACAGGGGTGTTCATGATCGACGCCTCCAAGGGCTTCATGAAGGACGGCAACAAGAACCGCCTCCGTAGCCAGGACATCCACAAGATCGTCGACACCTTCAACAAGCAGATCGAGATCGACGGCTACTCGCGCATGGTGCCGATGAGCGAGATCGCCGATCCGAAGAACGACTACAACCTCAACATCCCGCGCTACATCGACTCATCCGAGCCCGAGGACATGCAGGACCTGTTCGCCCACCTGCACGGCGGAATCCCCGACCGCGACCTCGACGCACTCCAAAGGTATTGGGACGCCTTCCCGCAGCTCCGCAGCCAAATCTTCACCCCGAACCGCCCCGGCTACAGCGGACTCGCCATCGACGTCAGCGCCGTGCAGCAAGCCATCTTCGCTGCACCCGGCTTCCACAAGCTCCAGGACGAAGCCACCGGGATTGTCGAGGATTGGTTCATCAAGCACCGCGACACCCTGGCCGGAATCACCGCCGACACCAGGCCGAACAAGCTGATCACCACCATCAGCGACGACCTGCTGGCACGTTTCAAGCCGACGCCGCTACTCGACGAGTACGACGTCTACGAACAGCTCATGACCTACTGGCACGACGCCATGCACGACGACGTCTACCTGATCATGGCCGACGGCTGGCAAGGTGCCGCCAAGCCGCGCAAGACCATCGAAGACAAAGAACGCAAGCTCACCGAAACCCCCGACCTCGTGGTCGGTTCCGGCCGCAGCGCCACCAAGTACAAGATGGACCTCATTCCGCCGGCAGTGATCGTGGCGCGCTACTTCGCTGATGACCAGGCGAAGATCGATGAGCTGGCAGTGGCGGCCGAAGAAGCCGCCCATGCCGTCGAGGAGTATTTCGAGGAACACGCTGTCGAGGACGGCCTGCTTGCTGATGCCATGGACGAGGACAAGATCTCCAAGGCGCTCGTCGCCACGCGGCTGAAGAACATCAAGTCCGGCGGTGACCCCGACGAGATCAATGCTCTGCAGCAGGCCATCAAGCTCTACGACGCTGAGGCCGCAGCCAAGAAGGCCGTCAAAGACGCCCAGACCAAGCTCGACCTCGCCACACTCAACAAGTACGGCGACCTGACCGAAAGTGGCGTCAGGACGCTCGTACTCGACGACAAGTGGCGCGCGACAGTCGTGCGTCGTATTGCCGGAGAGGTGGAGGCGCTCACTCTCGATTTGGTCGCACGCATCCAACAGCTCGGCGAGCGATATGCGGAGACCGTCGGAGATCTTGATGCTGAGCTTGACGAGCTTCAGGCGAAGGTCTCGCGGCATCTAGCTGACATGGGGTTGCGATGA